From Streptomyces griseorubiginosus, one genomic window encodes:
- a CDS encoding LacI family DNA-binding transcriptional regulator, with protein MGHPFPIREIARQAGLSEATVDRVLNGRGGVRENTAREVHQAITDLDRQRTQVRLVGRTFMVDIVMQTPERFSTAVRAALEAELPALHPAVLRSRFHFRETGPVTELTGILDRIARRGSQGVILKAPDVPEVTAAVGRLAEAGIPVVTLVTDLPSTARLAYVGIDNRAAGATAAYLTGQWLGDRPGNVLTSLSSGFFRNEEEREMGFRSAMRTRHPDRAVVEIAEGQGLDATQYELVRAALERDPDIRAVYSIGGGNIATLKAFEDLGRECAVFVAHDLDHDNDRLLREHRLSAVLHHDLRQDMREACHIVMRAHGALPPAGPTTPSAIQVVTPYNMPYRP; from the coding sequence GTGGGACACCCGTTCCCCATTCGGGAAATCGCACGTCAGGCGGGGCTCAGCGAGGCCACCGTCGACCGGGTCCTGAACGGCAGGGGCGGGGTCAGGGAGAACACCGCCCGCGAGGTCCACCAGGCGATCACCGACCTGGACCGGCAGCGCACCCAGGTCCGGCTGGTCGGCCGGACCTTCATGGTCGACATCGTGATGCAGACGCCGGAGCGCTTCTCCACGGCCGTCCGCGCCGCCCTGGAGGCCGAGCTGCCCGCGCTGCACCCCGCCGTCCTGCGCTCCCGCTTCCACTTCCGGGAGACGGGCCCGGTGACGGAACTGACGGGGATCCTCGACCGGATAGCCCGGCGCGGCTCCCAGGGCGTGATCCTGAAGGCGCCGGACGTCCCCGAGGTCACGGCCGCGGTCGGCCGGCTCGCGGAGGCCGGCATCCCCGTGGTCACCCTGGTCACCGACCTGCCCTCCACGGCCCGCCTCGCCTACGTCGGCATCGACAACCGGGCCGCCGGGGCGACGGCCGCGTATCTGACCGGCCAGTGGCTGGGCGACCGGCCCGGCAACGTTCTCACCAGCCTCAGCAGCGGCTTCTTCCGCAACGAGGAGGAGCGCGAGATGGGCTTCCGCAGCGCGATGCGCACCCGGCACCCCGACCGCGCGGTCGTCGAGATCGCCGAGGGCCAGGGCCTGGACGCCACCCAGTACGAGCTGGTCCGGGCGGCCCTGGAGCGCGACCCTGACATCCGCGCGGTCTACTCGATCGGCGGCGGCAACATCGCCACGCTGAAGGCCTTCGAGGACCTGGGCCGGGAGTGCGCGGTGTTCGTGGCCCACGACCTCGACCACGACAACGACCGTCTGCTGCGCGAACACCGGCTGTCCGCCGTGCTCCACCACGACCTGCGCCAGGACATGCGGGAGGCCTGCCACATCGTGATGCGCGCGCACGGGGCGCTGCCACCGGCGGGTCCGACCACCCCGTCGGCGATCCAGGTGGTCACGCCCTACAACATGCCGTACCGACCCTAG
- a CDS encoding MFS transporter, with amino-acid sequence MSDALARPAEAGPSAPPKPNAVVAVLALAGIVVSLMQTLVIPIVPELPKLLDAEASDTAWAVTATLLAASVATPVVGRLGDMFGKRRMLLLSIVLLVSGSVVCGLADSLVPMIIGRALQGLAAAVVPLGISIMRDALPADRLAGSTALMSASLGVGGALGLPAAAFIADNWNWHILFWVSAALGAVAFVLVLLIVPESKVRTGGRFDLVGSLGLSAGLVSLLLAVSKGGDWGWTSGTTLGLGAAAVVILLSWGWWELRSPQPLVDLRTTAKPQVLFTNLASVALGFSMFAMSLVLPQLLQLPEQTGYGLGRSMLTVGLVLAPQGLVMMAMSAVSAGVTKAKGPKVTLMIGALIVAAGYGLNIVLMSEVWHLVLVSCVIGAGVGFTYGALPALIMGAVDPSQTGAANSLNTLMRSLGTSFASALAGVILAQMTTDFGGHALPSENGFKVVMAIGAGAALLAFAVATLIPRGHRPTPETPSDETPEPTEVGARA; translated from the coding sequence ATGTCCGACGCCCTTGCCCGACCCGCCGAAGCGGGGCCGTCCGCCCCGCCGAAGCCGAACGCCGTGGTGGCGGTGCTGGCCCTGGCCGGGATCGTCGTCTCGCTGATGCAGACCCTGGTCATCCCTATCGTGCCCGAGCTGCCGAAACTCCTGGACGCGGAGGCCTCCGACACCGCCTGGGCGGTCACCGCGACCCTGCTGGCCGCGTCCGTGGCCACGCCGGTCGTCGGTCGGCTCGGTGACATGTTCGGCAAGCGCCGGATGCTGCTGCTCAGCATCGTGCTGCTGGTGTCCGGGTCGGTGGTGTGCGGTCTCGCCGACTCCCTCGTCCCGATGATCATCGGACGTGCCCTGCAGGGCCTGGCCGCCGCGGTCGTGCCGCTCGGCATCAGCATCATGCGGGACGCGCTGCCGGCCGACCGGCTGGCCGGGTCCACCGCGCTGATGAGTGCCTCGCTCGGTGTCGGCGGTGCCCTGGGGCTGCCCGCCGCCGCGTTCATCGCGGACAACTGGAACTGGCACATCCTGTTCTGGGTCTCGGCCGCGCTCGGTGCGGTGGCCTTCGTCCTGGTCCTGCTGATCGTGCCGGAGTCGAAGGTGCGGACGGGCGGACGGTTCGACCTGGTCGGCTCGCTGGGTCTGTCGGCCGGACTGGTCTCGCTGCTGCTGGCCGTCTCCAAGGGCGGTGACTGGGGCTGGACGAGCGGCACCACGCTAGGGCTCGGCGCCGCCGCCGTCGTGATCCTGCTGTCCTGGGGCTGGTGGGAGCTGCGCAGTCCGCAGCCGCTGGTCGATCTCCGGACGACCGCCAAGCCGCAGGTGCTGTTCACCAACCTCGCGTCGGTCGCGCTCGGGTTCTCGATGTTCGCGATGTCCCTGGTGCTGCCGCAGCTGCTCCAGCTGCCCGAGCAGACCGGGTACGGCCTCGGCAGGTCCATGCTGACGGTCGGTCTGGTGCTGGCTCCGCAGGGCCTGGTGATGATGGCCATGTCGGCCGTGTCCGCGGGGGTCACCAAGGCCAAGGGACCGAAGGTCACGCTGATGATCGGCGCGCTGATCGTGGCGGCGGGGTACGGGCTCAACATCGTCCTGATGTCCGAGGTCTGGCACCTCGTCCTGGTCTCCTGCGTCATCGGCGCCGGCGTCGGCTTCACCTACGGCGCGCTGCCCGCCCTGATCATGGGTGCCGTGGACCCCTCCCAGACGGGTGCCGCTAACAGTCTCAACACCCTGATGCGGTCCCTCGGCACGTCCTTCGCCAGCGCGCTCGCCGGCGTGATCCTGGCCCAGATGACCACCGACTTCGGCGGCCACGCGCTGCCCTCGGAGAACGGCTTCAAGGTCGTCATGGCGATCGGCGCGGGCGCGGCCCTGCTGGCCTTCGCGGTCGCCACACTCATCCCTCGCGGCCACCGACCGACCCCCGAAACCCCGTCCGACGAAACCCCGGAACCCACGGAGGTCGGCGCCAGGGCGTGA
- a CDS encoding GntR family transcriptional regulator: MPKEARPSTGEQAKQHALAQLRQAILHGEMAPAQRLVENELAEQFGVTRASIRAALIDLEAQGLVERIRNRGSRVRVVTVEEAVAITECRMVLEGLCAAKAATLASDEQLAELTELGTAMTKAVADGEPVTYSELNQELHAKVREFSGQRTAVDLLERLNAQLVRHRFQLALRPGRPQHSLNEHLAMIETIRARDPQAAEKAVRAHLTSVIEALRD, from the coding sequence ATGCCGAAAGAAGCCCGTCCGAGCACCGGGGAGCAGGCCAAGCAGCATGCGCTCGCGCAGCTGCGGCAGGCGATCCTGCACGGCGAGATGGCACCGGCACAGCGGCTGGTGGAGAACGAGCTCGCCGAGCAGTTCGGTGTGACACGGGCCAGCATCCGGGCCGCACTCATCGATCTCGAGGCCCAGGGCCTCGTCGAGCGGATCCGCAACCGGGGTTCCCGGGTGCGGGTGGTGACCGTCGAGGAGGCGGTCGCCATCACCGAGTGCCGCATGGTCCTGGAAGGGCTGTGCGCGGCCAAGGCGGCGACCCTGGCCAGTGACGAGCAGCTCGCCGAGCTGACCGAACTGGGCACGGCGATGACCAAGGCCGTGGCGGACGGCGAGCCGGTGACCTACTCCGAGCTCAACCAGGAGCTGCACGCCAAGGTGCGGGAGTTCTCCGGCCAGCGGACCGCCGTGGACCTGCTGGAGCGGCTGAACGCCCAACTGGTACGGCACCGCTTCCAGTTGGCGCTCCGGCCGGGACGCCCGCAGCACTCCCTGAACGAGCACCTGGCGATGATCGAGACGATCAGGGCCAGGGACCCGCAGGCGGCCGAGAAGGCCGTCCGCGCCCACCTCACCAGCGTGATCGAGGCGCTGCGCGACTGA
- a CDS encoding Gfo/Idh/MocA family oxidoreductase encodes MVDTLGVAVVGFGWMGRVHTQAYARVRHHYPRLGLVPELVAVAEEVPGRAEEAAAQFGFASATRDWREVAADPRVKAVSVTAPNFLHREIGVAMAEAGKHLWIEKPVGLTVEDARAVADAAAKAGVHSAVGFNYRNAPAVETARELIASGELGTITHVRVRLFSDYAAHPQGALTWRYERERGGSGVLGDLASHGADLARFLLGDIASLTADTAIFLPERARPTGATSGHTLATGELGPVENEDYVNCLLRFASGARGVLEACRISVGEQNNYGFEVHGTKGAVFWDFRRMGELGVSRGTSYQDQAVSTVYVGPGDGEFGAFQPGAANAMGYDDLKVVEAYRFLRSVAEGTSYGATLADAVHSAAVLDAMARSARSGSWVDV; translated from the coding sequence ATGGTCGATACGCTCGGTGTCGCCGTCGTCGGATTCGGCTGGATGGGACGGGTGCACACCCAGGCCTACGCCCGGGTGCGGCACCACTACCCCCGACTCGGCCTGGTTCCGGAGCTGGTCGCCGTCGCCGAGGAGGTGCCGGGGCGGGCCGAGGAGGCCGCCGCGCAGTTCGGGTTCGCCTCGGCGACCCGGGACTGGCGCGAGGTCGCCGCGGATCCGCGCGTGAAGGCGGTGAGCGTGACGGCGCCCAACTTCCTGCACCGCGAGATCGGTGTCGCGATGGCCGAGGCCGGCAAGCACCTGTGGATCGAGAAGCCGGTGGGCCTGACCGTCGAGGACGCCCGCGCGGTGGCCGACGCGGCCGCCAAGGCGGGCGTGCACAGCGCGGTCGGCTTCAACTACCGCAACGCGCCCGCCGTGGAGACCGCCCGCGAGCTGATCGCCTCCGGCGAGCTCGGCACCATCACGCATGTCCGCGTCCGGCTGTTCAGCGACTACGCGGCCCACCCGCAGGGCGCCCTGACCTGGCGTTACGAGCGTGAGCGGGGAGGCAGCGGGGTGCTCGGCGACCTCGCCTCGCACGGCGCCGACCTCGCCCGGTTCCTGCTCGGCGACATCGCGTCGCTCACCGCAGACACCGCGATCTTCCTGCCGGAGCGCGCCCGCCCCACCGGCGCGACCTCCGGGCACACCCTCGCCACCGGGGAACTCGGCCCGGTCGAGAACGAGGACTACGTCAACTGCCTGCTGCGGTTCGCCTCCGGCGCCCGGGGCGTCCTGGAGGCCTGCCGGATCTCGGTCGGCGAGCAGAACAACTACGGCTTCGAGGTGCACGGCACCAAGGGCGCGGTGTTCTGGGACTTCCGCCGCATGGGCGAGCTGGGGGTCAGCCGCGGCACCAGCTACCAGGACCAGGCGGTCAGCACGGTGTACGTCGGGCCGGGCGACGGCGAGTTCGGCGCCTTCCAGCCGGGCGCGGCCAACGCCATGGGCTACGACGACCTCAAGGTCGTGGAGGCGTACCGCTTCCTGCGGTCGGTCGCCGAGGGCACGTCGTACGGGGCCACGCTGGCGGACGCGGTGCACAGCGCGGCCGTACTGGACGCGATGGCGCGGTCCGCGCGGAGCGGTTCGTGGGTCGACGTGTGA
- a CDS encoding MarR family winged helix-turn-helix transcriptional regulator: MVAPGLDLDRVAVAILRHIAESDPVRPGVPAVRLSVEASQVRRQLRQLERLGYVVRIADPEGRRAQRVQLADAGLAAVGRIRDVSRRGVELALADWTPGEVAELPVLFRRLLHDFVAHAETPLDPASRAPGREER; the protein is encoded by the coding sequence ATGGTGGCCCCCGGCCTGGACCTGGACCGGGTCGCCGTGGCCATCCTGCGGCACATCGCCGAGAGCGACCCGGTGCGGCCCGGGGTGCCGGCGGTCCGGCTCTCCGTGGAAGCCTCCCAAGTCAGGCGCCAGCTGCGGCAGTTGGAGCGGCTCGGGTACGTCGTGCGGATCGCGGACCCGGAGGGCCGCCGGGCCCAGCGCGTGCAGCTCGCGGACGCGGGCCTCGCCGCGGTGGGCCGTATCCGGGATGTGAGCCGCCGGGGCGTGGAGCTGGCCCTGGCCGACTGGACCCCCGGGGAAGTGGCGGAACTCCCGGTGCTGTTCCGCAGGTTGCTGCACGACTTCGTTGCCCATGCCGAGACGCCGCTCGATCCGGCGTCCCGGGCTCCCGGTCGTGAGGAACGGTGA
- a CDS encoding PIG-L deacetylase family protein, which translates to MTQSGAPAPPRSTLVITAHAGDFVWRAGGAIALAAARGEKVTIACLTFGERGESAKAWREGRTLDEIKAIRRDEAERAAATLGAEVRFFDAGDYPLVATAELTDKLVEVYRATQPDVVLTHPVEDPYNGDHPAANRMALEARVLAQAIGYPGAGEIIGAPPVFYFEPHQPEMSGFKPEVLLDITEVWETKRKAMECLGAQQHLWDYYTDLAVRRGVQLKRNAGPNLGLAHKTMAEAYMRPYPQIAKELA; encoded by the coding sequence ATGACGCAGTCAGGCGCGCCCGCCCCTCCCCGTTCGACACTGGTGATCACCGCGCATGCCGGGGACTTCGTGTGGCGGGCGGGCGGAGCCATCGCCCTGGCCGCCGCCCGGGGCGAGAAGGTCACCATCGCCTGTCTGACCTTCGGCGAGCGTGGGGAGTCCGCCAAGGCGTGGCGCGAGGGCAGGACACTCGACGAGATCAAGGCGATACGGCGGGACGAGGCCGAGCGCGCCGCCGCAACGCTCGGCGCCGAGGTCCGTTTCTTCGACGCCGGCGACTACCCGCTGGTGGCCACCGCGGAGCTGACCGACAAGCTCGTCGAGGTCTACCGGGCCACCCAGCCCGACGTCGTCCTCACCCACCCGGTCGAGGACCCGTACAACGGCGACCACCCGGCCGCCAACCGCATGGCGCTGGAGGCCCGCGTCCTCGCGCAGGCCATCGGCTACCCGGGCGCGGGCGAGATCATCGGCGCCCCGCCGGTCTTCTACTTCGAGCCGCACCAGCCCGAGATGAGCGGCTTCAAGCCCGAGGTCCTGCTCGACATCACCGAGGTCTGGGAGACCAAGCGCAAGGCCATGGAGTGCCTCGGCGCCCAGCAGCACCTGTGGGACTACTACACCGACCTGGCCGTGCGCCGGGGCGTGCAGCTCAAGCGCAACGCGGGCCCGAACCTGGGGCTGGCCCACAAGACCATGGCCGAGGCGTACATGCGCCCCTACCCGCAGATCGCGAAGGAGCTGGCATGA
- a CDS encoding 4-oxalomesaconate tautomerase yields the protein MRGGTSKGAYFLADDLPAEPALRDALLLRIMGSPDERQIDGLGGAHPLTSKVAVISASADPDADVDYLFLQVAVDRPKVSGSQNCGNILAGVGPFAVERGLVPAGEQETSVRIRMLNTGDFATATFPTPGGRVDYTGDAEISGVPGTAAPVVIEFPPGAGELLPTGNVIDVIDGVETTCVDNGMPTVLVAAASLEVTGYEPPRDLEEDVALADRLRTIRLEAGRLMGLGDVSDATVPKLTLLAPPRNGGAITTRTFIPVRCHTSIGVLGAASVAAGLRIEGAVGADIAAIDPASDRVRIEHPTGFLDIESSVSAGPDGPPAARRTAVVRTARKIFDGTVFPRAADRPTGGHR from the coding sequence ATGCGGGGCGGCACCTCCAAGGGCGCCTACTTCCTCGCCGACGACCTGCCTGCCGAACCCGCCCTGCGCGACGCCCTGTTGCTGCGGATCATGGGCAGCCCGGACGAGCGCCAGATCGACGGCCTCGGCGGCGCGCACCCGCTCACCAGCAAGGTCGCCGTGATCTCCGCTTCCGCGGACCCGGACGCCGATGTCGACTACCTGTTCCTCCAAGTCGCCGTCGACCGGCCCAAGGTGAGTGGCAGTCAGAACTGCGGGAACATCCTCGCCGGAGTCGGTCCGTTCGCGGTCGAGCGCGGGCTGGTTCCGGCGGGGGAGCAGGAGACCTCCGTCAGGATCCGCATGCTGAACACCGGGGACTTCGCGACCGCGACCTTCCCGACCCCCGGCGGCCGCGTCGACTACACCGGGGACGCCGAGATCTCGGGCGTGCCGGGCACGGCGGCGCCCGTGGTGATCGAGTTCCCGCCGGGCGCAGGGGAGTTGCTGCCCACCGGCAACGTCATTGACGTCATCGACGGCGTCGAGACGACCTGCGTGGACAACGGCATGCCGACCGTCCTCGTCGCGGCGGCCTCGCTCGAGGTCACCGGTTACGAGCCGCCCCGGGACCTGGAGGAGGACGTGGCCCTGGCCGACCGCCTGCGCACCATCCGCCTGGAGGCGGGCCGTCTGATGGGCCTCGGTGACGTGTCCGACGCCACCGTCCCCAAGCTCACCCTGCTCGCCCCGCCCAGGAACGGCGGCGCGATCACCACCCGCACCTTCATCCCCGTGCGCTGCCACACCTCCATCGGCGTCCTGGGCGCGGCGAGCGTGGCCGCGGGGCTGCGGATCGAGGGCGCCGTGGGCGCGGACATCGCGGCGATCGACCCGGCGAGCGACCGCGTCCGCATAGAACACCCCACGGGGTTCCTGGACATCGAGAGCAGTGTGTCGGCCGGTCCCGACGGCCCGCCCGCCGCCCGGCGTACCGCCGTGGTGCGCACCGCCCGCAAGATCTTCGACGGCACCGTCTTCCCCCGGGCCGCCGACCGACCCACAGGAGGTCACCGATGA
- a CDS encoding SDR family oxidoreductase, whose protein sequence is MGLLDDKIVLVNGGSQGVGAAIARAAVREGAVVAVSGRRPEPGEALVAELEAAGGKALFVRADLADAEQAKASVTRVVEAYGRVDCLVNSAGLTSRGTLLDTTPELFDQHIAINLKAPFFAMQAAVADMVGRKAPGTVVNIITSSAHGGQPFLAPYVAAKAGLIGLTRNAAHAHRWDRVRINGLNIGWTATEGEDATQKTFHGAGDHWREEAAAKLPMGKLGQPDEIADFVVLLLSDRSGVVTGSVIDWDQNVLGGLD, encoded by the coding sequence ATGGGACTTCTCGACGACAAGATCGTCCTCGTCAACGGCGGCAGCCAGGGCGTCGGTGCCGCGATCGCCCGGGCCGCCGTCCGCGAGGGCGCGGTCGTGGCGGTCAGCGGGCGCCGGCCGGAACCCGGTGAGGCGCTGGTGGCCGAGCTGGAGGCGGCCGGCGGCAAGGCGCTGTTCGTGCGCGCCGACCTCGCCGACGCCGAACAGGCCAAGGCCTCCGTCACCCGGGTCGTCGAGGCGTACGGCCGCGTCGACTGCCTGGTGAACTCGGCCGGGCTCACCTCCCGGGGCACGCTCCTCGACACCACGCCCGAGCTGTTCGACCAGCACATCGCGATCAACCTCAAGGCACCGTTCTTCGCGATGCAGGCCGCGGTCGCGGACATGGTCGGCCGCAAGGCGCCCGGCACGGTCGTCAACATCATCACGTCCTCGGCGCACGGCGGACAGCCCTTCCTCGCGCCCTACGTCGCCGCGAAGGCCGGTCTGATCGGACTGACCCGCAACGCGGCGCACGCCCACCGCTGGGACCGGGTCCGGATCAACGGCCTGAACATCGGCTGGACGGCGACCGAGGGCGAGGACGCCACCCAGAAGACCTTCCACGGCGCCGGCGACCACTGGCGTGAGGAGGCCGCGGCCAAGCTGCCGATGGGCAAGCTCGGGCAGCCCGACGAGATCGCCGACTTCGTGGTGCTGCTGCTGTCCGACCGGTCGGGCGTGGTGACCGGATCGGTGATCGACTGGGACCAGAACGTCCTGGGCGGCCTCGACTGA
- a CDS encoding LacI family DNA-binding transcriptional regulator: MRPPTIRDVADRAGVSKSLVSLVLRGSDQVRPEKREAVLRAVRELGYRPNAAARSLSEQRTRTVGVLLHDLRNPWFVELLDGLNSLLHDNGLRMLLADARLNRRTGQDPAGPFLDLGVDGLIVVGTLPDATALGAVAERLPVVVAGAREPRLPGVDVVANDDVRGARLATEHLIGLGHRSIAHIAGYGAVGELRRESFEATMRAHGLSGTAVVEPSDMTEEGGYRTTVRLLSRTDRPTAVFAINDIAAIGAVSAAEELGLHVPRDLSVVGYDNTSIARLRHVWLTTVDNAGHEVGRRAARCLLDRFEGRGGAGRTDLAVPVLEVRGTTAGPPDGK, encoded by the coding sequence ATGAGACCGCCGACGATCCGCGATGTGGCCGACCGGGCCGGAGTCTCGAAGTCGCTGGTCTCGCTCGTGCTGCGGGGCTCCGACCAGGTGCGCCCGGAGAAGCGGGAGGCCGTGCTGCGGGCCGTGCGCGAGCTCGGCTACCGCCCGAACGCCGCCGCCCGCAGCCTCAGCGAGCAGCGCACCCGCACGGTCGGCGTCCTCCTGCACGACCTGCGCAACCCCTGGTTCGTCGAGTTGCTCGACGGCCTGAACTCCCTGCTCCACGACAACGGTCTGCGCATGCTCCTGGCCGACGCCCGCCTCAACCGCCGCACCGGCCAGGACCCGGCCGGGCCCTTCCTCGACCTCGGGGTCGACGGCCTCATCGTGGTCGGCACGCTGCCGGACGCCACCGCGCTCGGGGCGGTCGCCGAACGCCTTCCCGTGGTGGTCGCGGGCGCGCGCGAGCCCCGGCTGCCGGGGGTGGACGTCGTCGCCAACGACGACGTGCGGGGCGCCCGCCTGGCCACCGAGCACCTGATCGGCCTCGGGCACCGGAGCATCGCGCACATCGCGGGGTACGGGGCGGTCGGCGAGCTGCGCCGGGAGAGCTTCGAGGCGACCATGCGGGCCCACGGCCTCTCCGGGACGGCCGTCGTCGAACCGAGCGACATGACCGAGGAGGGCGGCTACCGCACGACGGTCCGGCTGCTGAGCCGCACGGACCGGCCGACGGCCGTCTTCGCCATCAACGACATCGCCGCGATCGGCGCGGTGTCGGCCGCCGAGGAACTCGGCCTGCATGTCCCGCGCGACCTGTCCGTCGTCGGCTACGACAACACCAGCATCGCGCGGCTGCGCCATGTCTGGCTCACCACGGTCGACAACGCCGGCCACGAGGTGGGCCGCCGCGCCGCGCGGTGTCTGCTCGACCGCTTCGAGGGACGTGGGGGAGCGGGCCGTACGGATCTCGCCGTACCGGTGCTGGAGGTGCGCGGGACGACGGCGGGACCGCCGGACGGGAAGTGA
- a CDS encoding 4-carboxy-4-hydroxy-2-oxoadipate aldolase/oxaloacetate decarboxylase produces MSGVIVTNPPKAELKDVDALARHGVATVSEAMGRTGLLGPEVRPVQQGVRVAGTAVTVIGWPGDNLMIHAAVEQCGEGDILVVTTTSPCTDGLFGELFATALKQRGVRGVVMNTGIRDTQELRDMGFAAWSRAVSSQGTVKATGGSVNVPIAIDGQVINPGDVILADDDGVVVVPRERARETVERSEAREAKEAATRAAFLDGQLGLDRYGLRETLKNLGVAYKSYEEYTGERS; encoded by the coding sequence ATGAGCGGCGTGATCGTCACCAACCCGCCCAAGGCCGAGCTGAAGGACGTCGACGCGCTCGCACGGCACGGCGTGGCCACCGTCAGCGAGGCCATGGGCCGAACAGGCCTGCTGGGTCCGGAGGTTCGCCCCGTCCAGCAGGGTGTGCGGGTGGCCGGTACCGCGGTCACCGTGATCGGCTGGCCCGGCGACAACCTCATGATCCACGCGGCCGTCGAGCAGTGCGGCGAGGGCGACATCCTGGTCGTCACCACCACCTCCCCGTGCACGGACGGCCTGTTCGGCGAGCTGTTCGCAACGGCCCTCAAGCAGCGCGGGGTGCGCGGGGTCGTCATGAACACCGGCATCCGTGACACCCAGGAGCTGCGGGACATGGGCTTCGCCGCCTGGTCGCGCGCGGTCTCCTCGCAGGGCACGGTCAAGGCCACGGGCGGCTCGGTCAACGTGCCGATCGCCATCGACGGCCAGGTGATCAACCCGGGCGACGTGATCCTCGCCGACGACGACGGTGTCGTGGTCGTGCCGCGGGAACGCGCCCGGGAGACGGTCGAGCGGTCCGAGGCCCGCGAGGCCAAGGAGGCCGCCACCCGCGCCGCCTTCCTCGACGGCCAACTCGGCCTGGACCGCTACGGGTTGCGTGAGACGCTGAAGAACCTCGGCGTCGCGTACAAGTCCTACGAGGAGTACACGGGGGAGCGGTCGTGA
- a CDS encoding cupin domain-containing protein, which translates to MDHSFVLHIPDAELESEPLAREQIVSGTPEVTGKVVWESPDGRQIRGIWQITPGVVTDTEADELFVVVSGSATIEVEDGPTLRVGPGDMAVLREGDRTTWTVHETLRKAYAINL; encoded by the coding sequence ATGGACCACAGTTTCGTACTCCACATCCCCGACGCCGAGCTCGAGTCCGAGCCCCTCGCCAGGGAGCAGATCGTCTCCGGGACGCCCGAGGTGACCGGCAAGGTGGTCTGGGAGTCGCCGGACGGACGTCAGATCCGGGGCATCTGGCAGATCACCCCCGGAGTCGTCACCGACACCGAGGCGGACGAGCTGTTCGTCGTCGTCAGCGGCTCGGCGACCATCGAGGTCGAGGACGGGCCGACACTGCGGGTGGGGCCCGGCGACATGGCCGTCCTGCGTGAGGGCGACCGTACGACATGGACGGTCCACGAGACGCTGCGGAAGGCCTACGCGATCAACCTCTGA
- a CDS encoding phytanoyl-CoA dioxygenase family protein codes for MSFTAVHRRAWLSEQDCDLDSFRALVERSADPADYPHASAVERNVLLYDAERVRGAKDRREVQEELVRALTDGPGVVVFRGAFPDHAVVDRFTEVFDSLIREQYAAGATAGDHFAKPGANERVWNALEKAALYDPAAFADYYANPVLALVSEAWLGPGYQVTSQVNVVNPGGLAQTAHRDYHLGFLSDEVAAAYPAHVHRLSPVLTLQGAVAHCDMPVESGPTLYLPFSQAYEPGYLAWRRPEFQAYFKEHHVQLPLAKGDAAFFNPALFHAAGTNRTTDVRRMANLLQVSSAFGRAMETVDREAVSNAVYPALLRRKAEGADAEWLDNVIAASAEGYPFPTNLDSDPPVDGLAPPSQADLVRQALTENWNPRVLRDALRAGADRRTS; via the coding sequence ATGTCCTTCACCGCCGTACACCGCCGTGCCTGGCTGTCCGAGCAGGACTGCGACCTCGACTCGTTCCGCGCGCTCGTCGAGCGGAGCGCCGACCCCGCCGACTACCCGCACGCGTCCGCCGTGGAGCGCAACGTCCTGCTGTACGACGCCGAGCGCGTCCGCGGCGCGAAGGACCGCCGGGAGGTGCAGGAGGAGCTGGTGCGGGCCCTGACCGACGGGCCCGGCGTGGTGGTCTTCCGGGGCGCGTTCCCCGATCACGCGGTCGTCGACCGGTTCACCGAGGTGTTCGACTCGCTGATCCGCGAGCAGTACGCGGCGGGCGCGACCGCCGGCGACCACTTCGCGAAGCCGGGCGCCAACGAGCGGGTGTGGAACGCGCTGGAGAAGGCGGCCCTCTACGACCCCGCGGCCTTCGCCGACTACTACGCCAACCCCGTCCTCGCCCTGGTGTCCGAGGCCTGGCTCGGTCCCGGCTACCAGGTCACCTCGCAGGTCAACGTGGTCAACCCGGGTGGTCTCGCGCAGACCGCGCACCGCGACTACCACCTCGGTTTCCTCTCCGACGAGGTCGCGGCCGCCTATCCGGCGCATGTGCACCGCCTCTCCCCCGTCCTCACGCTCCAGGGCGCGGTCGCGCACTGCGACATGCCGGTGGAGTCGGGGCCGACCCTGTACCTGCCGTTCTCGCAGGCGTACGAGCCCGGGTATCTGGCGTGGCGGCGGCCGGAGTTCCAGGCGTACTTCAAGGAGCACCACGTCCAGCTGCCGCTCGCGAAGGGCGACGCGGCCTTCTTCAACCCGGCGCTGTTCCACGCGGCCGGGACCAACCGCACCACGGACGTGCGGCGCATGGCCAACCTGCTCCAGGTCTCCTCGGCCTTCGGACGGGCCATGGAGACCGTGGACCGGGAGGCGGTGTCGAACGCGGTCTACCCCGCGCTGCTGCGCCGCAAGGCGGAGGGCGCCGACGCGGAGTGGCTGGACAACGTGATCGCCGCGAGCGCCGAGGGCTACCCGTTCCCGACCAACCTCGACAGCGACCCGCCGGTCGACGGACTGGCCCCGCCCTCGCAGGCTGACCTCGTCCGGCAGGCGCTCACCGAGAACTGGAACCCGCGGGTGCTGCGGGACGCACTGCGGGCCGGCGCCGACCGGCGCACGAGCTGA